In Runella sp. SP2, the genomic window ACCACACACAAACCCGAAACCGTAAACTGTAAACCATTAACAGGATTGGCATCAGTATCGCAAAAAGTTTGAGAGTTGCCTTCATTTAAGGTTTGTTGTAAAACTGAAAGTGTAATAGTTGGTTTCACCTGTACGACAACCACCCCGTTTGTTGAAGTTTGGGCTGCACAAACCCCATTTTGTACGACTGCTCTGTAATACGTGTTTTGGGCAATGGAATTCGGCACAAACTCCGAAGTAGTATTCGCAATATCGACGGATGTACTAAAAGACGCATTGGCAGCCGATTGCCACTTTAGAATCGTCCCTACTTGTCCCACCAATCGAAGTTTCGTTGTTTTTGCCTCCACACACAATGTCGTTGAACCTTCGACTATTCCACCTACCGTCGTTGGGGTGACGGACACAGTGCCAGTTACAGCATCAGAAGTACAGCCAACCGCCGATGCGACCGTCAAGCTGTAAGCAATCGTGGTAGCGCCTGGGCTGACCGCCGCCGTCAAGGACGAGGTAAGTATTGGTGCATTTTGCACGGCATTGATACCAACGCCCGACAATGAATACGTAACAGGGGCATGAGCAGTGGTGGTATAAGGAAGCTCTAACGTCGAGTTAGTGGCACAAATGGCAGCGATAGGCACCGTTGAAATCGATGGTTTAGGATAGACGACCAAAACACCCTGGGCATAGGGACGGCAAGTGTTGTCGTTGGGAAGGGTGGACAGAATAGCATATACGTAGTAGGTTCCCGCAGGAAGGGTATTATTTGATAAAACGGCCGTTCGTTTGTCGTCTTGTAAATTAGCAAAATCTACACTCCCTATGCTCGTTCCACCCGTGTAAGGATCGTTGGTAGGAGAAGAAAAATAGACAAATTTGACCCCATAATCCACTCCTGCCACGTCAAATGACTCCATGCTTGACATATTTTTTGCACTCATGCTAAAGGGACTGTTGGCGCATATTAGCGTTTGCGGTAATTCCAACGTTGGTAAGATGGGACAGCAATTGGTGATAAGGGTAAGCCTAGCTGGTAGCGTACCTGATGTAATACAATTCAAGTAATCAAATTCATACTTGATGTAGAATATGTTGGAAAACATATTCCCTTTGGGTATAGCGACAATCGCTGTATCATTCTTCTCCGAAAACGGCACGGGCACCGTTCCTCCCACACCGTAATCGGTCCCTCCGACTGAGTAACTAATTTTTGCTAAGGCCTCATCCTTCAATGTAACTTGTATACTTCCGTCATTGATGCAATCTGGTTCAACTATTCGAATACTTGCTTCTGGCCTACTTTTGAATTTTATTTGATTTATGATGGCTTCGGAAGCGCATCCATTCGCATTTTTAACGGTCAAGACAAAATCAAGTGTTTGTTTTAAACTCGTCAATGTAGAGAACATTACTGTAATAGATGAAGCTGGTAGAGGAGCATCGGTGACAGTGACAATATTGTCTCCCGATATAGAATACGTAACTGGCGTTCCCGTCGTAGATGTGTATGGTATTTCAAACGAAGGGACACCATAGCATACCTCTGGAATCGTCCCTAGGGTGATTGATGGTCTAGGGGAATCTTTTATGGTAACGTTTACCTTGTCCGTCAAACAGCCCATTCTTTCTACCTGAATATCGGTATAAAGTCCTGAATTTAGTGACGATAAAATCACTTGCCCGTTCACATCTGCAGATACAAGGAAAAAACCTGAACTTACGGTATTCTTTCTGTAACTCAAGGTATATTCAGCTCCCGCCACTAAATCGCCCAGTATTATACGTCCATCATTAGAACAGCTACTTGGATCTATGGCCTTTACAGTCGGTGTTCGTGCCCAACTTTCTTGCCTTTCATACGCGCCTATATCTACTGAATCACCTACTTTTCGGGGGTTGTCCAGAATATCAGTCGTTTGATTATTTACGTCAGTACCAGCATTGATCAACGGAGAACAAAGCGAGAGCCGTAAACCATCATCAGCCGTTCGGTAAATATCATCCCCACCGTCGAGATCTTCACTATTAGCGAGAAGGGGATCTATCGCAAATAGATTATTAGCATCTTGGACAACAACTGGCTTACCTGAATAAAAATCACTGGTTAATTGCAAAAGTGAATTTTCGATATACACAAATCCTCCTGTCGGAACTATTTTGACATCTATTCCTTCCGCAAAAGTGCTACCTCTTAGACTGTTACGAAAAAAGATAGTATTTGTAATTTTGGAAGAATTGGTACTTTCATCAAAGAACACTCCACTCCCATCATTTTCTACTAAAACAACCCCTACCATCGTCAATTTAGAAACATACACATAAAGCCCTCCGCCCTCGCGCGCCTTGTTCCCAACAAAAATTGCATTTTGAATCCGCATAGTAGATGCCATATCCATCATCCCTCCACCTTGCGCGGCTATATTGTGTTCAAACACTACATTTGTGATGGTTGCATCTGACGACGCGGTGACAAACAAACCTCCCCCAGCATTACTTGCAGCATTTCCCTTAAAGATAATATTCCGAAGTACTGGAGCCGAGTTATAATTAAGCATTCCCCCACCTCTGCCTTGAAGGGCATTCCCTCCCGAGATTACGAACCCATCAAGGCATGAGTTGTCCGCGGTCAAACCATTGTCCCAGTTGAGTACAACGTTTTGCGAGTTCTCGCTATTGTTAGAAATCACCAACGTTTCTCCCTTTCCAGTCACTACATCATCTCCCTTTAAGTCACCGCTCAAAACGGAGGGGTTAGCGACTATCACTGCCGTGGTACGTTCGGTGAGCGTTGTTTCATTTCCTGAGAAACTTCCATATACTTTCACCCCTGGCTTCATCACAAACGACACCGTACGGTCAGTACCTGACGTAGGCTTGTAGGTACCTTTGGCTACCCAAACTTGGTCGCCGTTACCTGAGGCGTTCATCATTGCTTGTAAATCTGAACTGGCATTGGCCCAAGAAGAACCGTCGCCCGTACCCGAGGCCGTTGGTTTGACAAACCGTTTTGTTTGGGCGTACGTACTGCCAATCAATAGTAGTAAAACGGCAATACTAGAAACAAATGATAGCGTTTTTTTCATACGAATAAGTTGGTTACAAAAAACAGTAGAGTTTTTTCGTGAGTGAGTGATTTTGTGGCACAAGGTTAGATTACTACCAATTTTTCCCCAAATTGGGAGCATCACAAAAACATCACAAAGCATAACCAACTGTATTTCAGCGAAATACAATTTCAAGAAATCATATCTACAATATCTCCCCAAGTAGCATCTTCGGGGAGGTCAATTTTTTTTCTAAGTCGATACCACACATTACGAACTGCATTTACTGAAATTCCGAGCGAAAAAGCCATTTCTTTATTATCCAGTCGCAACTTGGCCAACGCCATGCACCGAACTTCGGCGGGAGAGATTCCAGGAATTTTTTCTCGCAATTGATGTAAAAAGCCTACATGAACTTTATCAAAAAGATTTTTGAAATTTTCCCACTGCTCATCGGTGAGAAGCGTATTATTGCGCAATTGTTGAATACTGAACGAATCATCCGTCTTCGTATTTTCGGCCCGCAAAAGTTCAATCTGCCTGTTTTTGGCTATGATTATATTGGTAAACTCTTCTAGCTTCATTTGAGCTATGATCAAGTCTCGTTTGGCTTTTTCTTGCTCGATTAGGTTTTGCCTTTCCACCTCCTGTCGCTGAATTTCAAGCTCTTTTTCCTTGACTTTTATCAGTAGCTTTTGCCGCAATATGAGCACAAATACGACCAGGCTCAGTAAAAGTACAATGACGATGGCCACAATTCTACTGATTTGTTGCTGTCGAATATTTTCGACCAACCTCAATTCGGTATTTCTCCGACGTTCGGTTTCTAGCTGTAAATCAGCCTGAATTTGCACATTTTTTCCTCTTCTCTCTTCGAGTACATCATCCCAAAAACGCGTCGAGTCCTTGTGTTGAAGCGCCAAGGGGAAATTACCCACAGAGGTATAATACCTACTCAGTAGTTGATGGAGTTGGAATTTATCAAATTCATTCCCTTGTTTTCTAGTGGACTCTTGAGCCAACGTAACCAATGGCGCTAACTCCTTGATTTTTTTCTGTGTGAGGTAAATATCGGCCAGATTGATGGCAAAGCCGCACGTATTATCGAGCAATTGATGCTTACGTGTATCTTCTATCCCAATTTTATAGTAATATATTGCAGAATCCAATTGTCCAATGGCTTTATAAACATGGGCTTTTTTACCCACCAAAATACCTTTCCAGCCCAGCTTCGACGAGTCTTTGGCAAAAAACTTTTGGTACATTTTAAGCCCTTTATTAAAGTAAAGCAGCGCATTTTGATAGCTTTTGGTTTTAAGGTAAGACGTACCTATCACATCCAACGTCAGGAATTGATACGCAA contains:
- a CDS encoding T9SS type A sorting domain-containing protein, producing MKKTLSFVSSIAVLLLLIGSTYAQTKRFVKPTASGTGDGSSWANASSDLQAMMNASGNGDQVWVAKGTYKPTSGTDRTVSFVMKPGVKVYGSFSGNETTLTERTTAVIVANPSVLSGDLKGDDVVTGKGETLVISNNSENSQNVVLNWDNGLTADNSCLDGFVISGGNALQGRGGGMLNYNSAPVLRNIIFKGNAASNAGGGLFVTASSDATITNVVFEHNIAAQGGGMMDMASTMRIQNAIFVGNKAREGGGLYVYVSKLTMVGVVLVENDGSGVFFDESTNSSKITNTIFFRNSLRGSTFAEGIDVKIVPTGGFVYIENSLLQLTSDFYSGKPVVVQDANNLFAIDPLLANSEDLDGGDDIYRTADDGLRLSLCSPLINAGTDVNNQTTDILDNPRKVGDSVDIGAYERQESWARTPTVKAIDPSSCSNDGRIILGDLVAGAEYTLSYRKNTVSSGFFLVSADVNGQVILSSLNSGLYTDIQVERMGCLTDKVNVTIKDSPRPSITLGTIPEVCYGVPSFEIPYTSTTGTPVTYSISGDNIVTVTDAPLPASSITVMFSTLTSLKQTLDFVLTVKNANGCASEAIINQIKFKSRPEASIRIVEPDCINDGSIQVTLKDEALAKISYSVGGTDYGVGGTVPVPFSEKNDTAIVAIPKGNMFSNIFYIKYEFDYLNCITSGTLPARLTLITNCCPILPTLELPQTLICANSPFSMSAKNMSSMESFDVAGVDYGVKFVYFSSPTNDPYTGGTSIGSVDFANLQDDKRTAVLSNNTLPAGTYYVYAILSTLPNDNTCRPYAQGVLVVYPKPSISTVPIAAICATNSTLELPYTTTAHAPVTYSLSGVGINAVQNAPILTSSLTAAVSPGATTIAYSLTVASAVGCTSDAVTGTVSVTPTTVGGIVEGSTTLCVEAKTTKLRLVGQVGTILKWQSAANASFSTSVDIANTTSEFVPNSIAQNTYYRAVVQNGVCAAQTSTNGVVVVQVKPTITLSVLQQTLNEGNSQTFCDTDANPVNGLQFTVSGLCVVGNPVWRVQVGSGAWSDWSATAPVSQPSNNQPHRYQAACEASCPSTYTSPIELTINYRSSVPQNVSLLVDGVTVAVGETKEVCSLVNTNLTFNANCAAGEILLYSVDGGEYSTGVPVGLVDNQFHNYRVRCRKSDGTPSCVESESGVMRLKLVVIPAAPMVSLSSTSSCNPSASFSGQSTCGSLRTVWYNATTNVALPSLPATVPSQTTSYYARCQTENGCVSEKSNVVTFTLTPTQVAPVITVSQEIVCTGTTVTISANCPAGSQTFWNTGVTAPSFEVAFNNVTKQTYWAKCLFEGGCQSSESVRKDVYWNAFVVTLINIGESKSAVKPANDKSLWTSQFIKRDGGPELEQSTQVNPTLFYVENANKMAPRYWTINVEACGLSTDGSLTFDMLATPEMGVIRSFNTHENNAPYFMYANREGWTELYGQNHPAYGFYQDNGAGGNVYDAGLPKGLYKLGIRYWDQKGWGSIYPSTRKPQGNVLAYQEYWFRIQSRDGVGVGAARTAEQVASGQGARGEGQEANGKGADNGQPITDNGAFATVLPNPVSNILRLKVQDSKGQVVQSTLMDAAGREVLRRQFTPDTNTHQEEFGVSELPTGMYFLKVTTADQQATLKVVKVQQ